The Methylobacterium durans nucleotide sequence TCGGGACTGGTGCCGAGGGCATCGATGAAGAACAGCGAGGATCCTGTGATGTAGGCGAAGACCGCACCGCCCATGGCAGCGTTGCAGAGCGCGTTGCCGAGGAAGAGCGGGTCCCGCAGGATACGCCGGTACACGCCGGCGACTTCCGCTGGTCTGGGACAAGACCGGGGATCGGGCGGCGTGGGCTCGTCGAAGAACCGCATGACGAGCAGCAGGACCAGCGCTGCGGCGATGGGCGCGGCGTAGATCAGGCGCCAGCCTCCGATCCCGAGCAGTGCGGCGCCGACGCTCGGAGCCAGCATCGGTACGACGTTGATGACGAGCACGACGAAGGACATCTTCGCGCGCGCCTCCTCGCCCTGGAACCGGTCCCGCACGAGGGTGAAGGCCGCCGTGCCGGGCCCGGAGGCGCCGATCCCCTGCAGAACTCGGAAGGCGAGGAGCTGCGGCAGCGACTGCGCCATCATGCAGCCCGCGCTCGCGACGATCAGGATCGTGCAGCCCCAGACGACAGCCGGCTTGCGGCCGAAGCGGTCGGACAACGGCCCGAGGAGGAGCGGGGCTCCCCCGAGGCTCAGCAGGTAGACGCTCATCGCCAAGCCGACCTCGGAGCCCGGCGCTCCGAGATCGGCGGCCGTGGCCGCTAGGCTCGGCAGGATCATGTCGATGCCGAACGTCGGCAGCGCTGCCAGCAGCCCGAGCAGGGCCAAGAACGTCGCGGAGCCTGGCTGGATCGGTCGCATGCGAACTGGGCCGGGAGTACTCATGTCCGTGATCGTGCGCGGGCATCAGCCCTCGCAGGGGCGTAGGGCGCGACCGCCATCGCCTCGATCTCCCGGACCAGCCCGGCCGCATCGACGTCCGCCTGCATCACCTTGCCGAGTCGCCCGGCCGCTTTGCGGAAGGACGGTTCAGCCAACAGCCGGCGCACCGCATCGGCAATCTCGGCTTCCGAGGAAGTCGGGGGCAGGCTGAGGCCAACTCCGCGCGCTTCGACGCGTGCGGCGTTGTCGCCTTGGTCGCGGCCCATCGGGATCACCAGCAGCGGCAAGCCATGGAGGAGCGCCCGGCTGACCGTGCCGTGCCCACCCTGGCTCACGACGAGCGACACCTGATGCATGAGAGCATCATGCGGTGCAGCAGGGAGGACGCGCACGTTGCTCGGCCCCGGCAGGGCGTCGATGCCGACGTTGGGCCCGGCTGTCACGACGGCTTCGACATCGACGCTTCCGATGGCGCGGACGATCCGCTGGATCAGCTCGGTCTGGTTCTGGGCCCCGGTGCTGCAGGCGACCAGGACTCGTGGCCGCTCGGTTTCCGGCCAGGGCGGGATGCCGGATTGAGACCAGACCGGCTCGTCTAGGAGCGGCCCGACATAGCGGTAGTTCCAAGGCAAGGTGGTCGCCTCGAAGTCGAAGGCAGGGCTGATCGCCAGGAAGACCCGGTCCACGCGGTCGTAGATGTCGAAGGTTCTGCCTAGGGGGCACAGCTTCAGGTCGGCACGTGCCCGATTGAGAAGGGGCAGGAAGCCGTCCATCAGGGAGGCGATCCGCTCGGCCGCAGCCGCGGCCTCCATCTGCTCCTCGGGCGAAGTCGGTGGCTTGAGGCCGCTGGCGGCCGGCGGCAGGCCCGGGACCGGCCGGATGCTGACATGGGGCGACAGCATCGCGTAGGGCACGCGGGCCGCTTCGGCGCCGAGCGCGCAGCCGAAGAGGATGTCGAGGCCGAGCACGGCATCGGTCGGGCTGCGCCGGATCTCCTCGAACGTGTCGGCCGCATAGGCAGCAGCCGGAGCGAAGATCGCCCTGCGGTTCCACTCGGCCACGTCGGAGCAGTCGGCCGGATCCGCCTCGCTCCCGGTTGGCGCCCGCCGCCATGTCACGAACGGAAACCCGGCGGCCTCGATCTCGCTCTGCATCGCGGGATCGGCCATGACCCGCACGTGATGTCCGGCCACGCGCAGCTGACGCCCTGCCGTGAGCATGGGGCTGAGGTTGCCAGAGCTACCCCAGGAAATGCACAGTATGTGGAGCGGCATGGATGTGCCTTCACTGACCGAACGTTGCACCTCGCATCGTCGGGCGTGCTCTTCGGCCGGCGCGATGACACCGCTGTTTCGATTTGCCGGGATCTTCGTTGCAGCCGTAATCGGCCGCGCGCTTGATCCACACCCTGGCGGGCGAACGGCACCGGGTCTTGTCTACTCTGCGGCTTCGAACGTGTCCGATCGCATGCGGAAGCTGTCGCGGTACTGCGCAGGCGAGACACCCAGCCGCCGGCAGAAGACCGCCCGCATCCGTTCGGGATTGCCGAAGCCGCAGTCGTAGGCGACGACCTTGAGGGGCGTCTCGCTGCCCTCCAGCAGGTTGCGCGCAGCGTCCACTCGCGCGCCCTCCACGAAGTCGTGCGGCGTCAGACCGACGTCCTTGAACAGCCGCCACAGCGATCGCTCGCTGGTCTGCGCGACGGCGGCGAGTTGCCGGACTGAGAGCGTCTCGCCGAGATGCTCCAGCACATGCTGCTGGACTCTGGCGAGCGGCGAACCCGCGTCGACAGGCGCCGCCAGGAAGGGGCTGAACTGCGACTGGCCGCCCTGTCGCTGGGCGATGACCAGGAGCCGCTTGGCCACAGCCAGCGCGACTGTCGCACCATGATCTTCCGCCACCAGGGCTAGAGCGAGGTCGATCCCGGCCGTGACGCCGGCCGAGGTGATGAGGCGGCCGTCGCGCAGGTAGATCCTGTCGGGATCAATCTTCGCCTGCGGGAAGAGGGTGGCGAGGTGCTGGGCGATCTGCCAGTGGGTGGTCGCCGCTCGCCCATCGAGCAGTCCAGCATGGCCAAGCGCGAAGGCGCCTGTGCAGATCGAGCCGTAGAGGTCCGCCCGTGCGGCGGCCATCCTCAACCAGGCCGAGAGCTCCTCGTCGGGCGGCGCCGTCGGAAGCTCAGGTCCGCCGGCGACGAGCACGATCGAGAAGGGCTGCTGCGCCTCCTCAAAGCCGAGGTCGGGGAGCAGGCGCATGCCGTTCGATGCGGTGACGGGCTCGCGCGTGCGCGCCACCAGCACAGTCCGGTAGGACGCTCTCCCGCCCAGGATGCCGTTCGTCTCGGCGAAGACGTCTCCTGGGCCTGTGACGTCGAGCGCCTGGACGCCGTCATGGATCACGATTGCGACGCTTCGGTCGGACATGATCGCCTCCCACATCGCGGACGTTTAGCACCGCCTTCCCGAGTGCTGCGACCGCTTGGCGGAAAAGTCGGGGCGGATGGCGGAGATCGCGGGGTCTACCGCGTTGCGTGCGACGAGCCGCCGACCCACTATCCACTCGAGAGCAGTTCCCTGTCTTCCAGCGTGAACGTTCGACGTTTTATAGCAGAGGAGGAGCCAGAGATGCCGGAAAAACTCTCGAATTGTGCGGAGGCGTGCGATTGCACCACTCCATCGGCCTTAACTGTCGATCCAGATACTTGGCTCGATGAGGCGCTCGCCGACAGCTTCCCTGCCAGCGATCCGCTCGCCACCCACCGCTTCAACTGAACCTGCCACCACAGGAGCGACGAGGATGAACGGGAGCCTGCACCTGCTCGAGACCGTCGCGGGCATTCGCGTGCCCGACAGTGCGATGGTCCGAGCCGCAACGCAGCTCGTCCGAGATACCGAAGACGACCTGCTGTACAATCACAGCCGCCGGGTCTTCTTCTGGGGCGCGCTGACCGGAGACCGCCGGAAGCTGAAGTACGATCCCGAACTGCTCTACATGGGCGCGATGTTCCACGATATGGGACTGACCGACGCCTACGCGAGCAAGGACCTGCGCTTCGAGGTCGACGGCGCCAACGCCGCCCGCGACTTCCTGAAGAGCTACGGCGTGCCTGAGCGCGACATCGAGGATGTCTGGACCTCGATCGCCCTGCACACCACGCCGGGCGTCCCCGAACACATGCGCCCGACGATCGCTCTGGTGACGGCCGGCGTCGAGATGGACGTTCTTGGCCTCGCCTACGACGAGTTCACGCCCGAGCAACGCGAACACGTCTGCGCGCACCATCCGCGCGAGCACAACTTCAAGGAGGCGGTCATCGACCACTTCGCCGAAGGAACGATCAGGAAGCCGCAGACGACGTTCGGCAACGTTAAGGCCGACGTGCTGGCGCTCAAGGATCCGAACTACAAGCGCATGAACTTCTGCAGCATCATTCTCACGTCACCCTGGCAGCATTGAGCCTGGGCAGCGACGCGCGGAGGCGTAGGGCCGGGCTTGTCAATCTCGATCCGCGACTAAGGATCCGGAGCCCTCCCCCATGAACGCGCCGACGCCAGAACGCGCGGAATGGCCCCTGAGCGGGAGGAATTGCGCGAGATCGTGCGTCTCATGAACCGCTACGGCATCGCCTGGTTCGGCAACGCCTGGGAACCAAGCGAGTCCGGCACTTCGATGGCCGGGGACAGGCGGCTCGGGGAGCTTCTCGACAAACTGGATCACAACAGATGTGCGGGAGAGCATCATGAATTCGAAGACGAGGCGCATCTTGGCCAACACTGCAGCGACCGCAGCAGTCGTGGCATTGGCACTACTCGGTTTGTCGCCCGGGCAAGCGCACGAGCGTGAGACGGTGAAGCCGGCCTTCGAGCACGCGCTGCCCAACGTACCGGGCAAGAGCCTCATTGCGGTGGTCGTCACCTATCCACCGGGTGGCAAGTCGCTGCCACATCGGCACGCCCGCTCCGCCTTCATCTACGCGCATGTCCTGAAGGGTGCAGTTCGCAGCCGCGTCGGCGACGAACCTGCCAAGGTCTACCGCGCCGGCGAGAGCTTCTTCGAGGAGCCCGGTGCCCATCACCGGATCAGCGAGAATGCGAGCGACAGCGAAGCCGCCAGTCTGCTGGCCGTGTTCATCGTCGACGCTGGCGACAAGCCGCTGACCGTTCCCGATCCGGCAGCGGCGGCAACGCCGTAGGTCCAGGTCAGCCGCCGGGGCAACAAAAGGTAGAAGGAGCAGAGCATGGCACCCGAGATTTCCGACAGCGATTCGGGTCAAGCAACGATGATGGCGTGGCGGGTGCATGCGTTCGGCCCGCCGACGGTGATGACCTTCGAGAGCGTGCCCCGTCCCGATCCGGGCGAGGGCGAGGTGCTCGTCCGAGTGCACGCCGCCGGCGTCGGACCCTGGGACGGCTGGGTCAGAGCGGGGCGAAGCGTCCTGCCGCAGCCTCTTCCCCTCACCCCAGGCTCGGACCTGTCCGGCACAGTCGAGGCTGTCGGCCCGGGTGTAACCGGGTTCGCTGCCGGCGACGAGGTCTTTGGCGTGACGAACCCCAGATTCGTTGGCGCCTATGCCGAGTACGCCGTCGCCTCTGCCGCGATGCTGGCTGGAAAGCCGCGCTCGCTCACGCATGTCCAGGCCGCTTCCGTGCCCGTGATCGCCGTCACGGCCTGGCAGGGATTGTTCGAGCAGGCCCAACTCCAGTCGGGCCAAACCGTGCTCATCCATGGTGCGGCGGGTAACGTCGGGGCCTACGCCGTGCAACTCGCACGCCGAGCCGGCCTTCACACGATCGTGACGGCCGGAGGGGACGATCTCGCCTATGTCCGGAGCCTCGGCGCCGAGCAGGTGGTGGACTACCGCGCTCAGCGGTTCGAGGACGAGGTGCGCGATGTCGATGCCGTCCTCGACTTGGTCGGAGGCGAGACGCAGAGCCGCTCGTTCAAGGTCCTGCGCCGCGGCGGCAGGCTGGTGTCCGCAGTCTCCCAGCCCGACCAGGCACGTGCCGAGCAGCACGGCGTCAGGGCGGAGTTCTTCCTGGTGCGGGTGACGACCGAGCATCTGTCGCTTCTTGCCGGGCTCCTCGATGACGGCGAGCTCAGGACACGGGTCGGAGCAGCGCTTCCGCTCGCGAGAGCGCGCGAAGCCCATCTGATGCTGGAAGGCGAGCAGGCAGCGCCCAAGGGCAAGATCGTGCTGCAGGTGCTGCCGGACTGAGCTGTCGCCGATTGCGTCCGCATGGCCTAGCTCGCGCCGAACAGAAGGCGCTGTGTAGCCACGGCGACGTTGATTTCGCGCATCAGGCTCTCGCCGACGAGCACGGCGTGCAGGCCGCTCTCGCGAAGGCGCAGCACGTCCTCGTGGCCGGCGATGCCGCTCTCGGCCACGGGGATGCGATCCTTCGGGATTCCGGGCGCAAGGCGGATCGCGGAGTCGAAGGAGACCTCGAAGGTCTTCAGGTTGCGGTTGTTGATGCCGATCAGGCGCGTGCCGAGGGGGATCGCCCGCTCCAGCTCCTCCGCGTCGTGCACCTCGACCAGCACGTCCATTCCGAGATCGTGCGCGGCCTCGACGATCGCGGCCGCCTCGTCGTCGTCGAGGCAGGCCATGATCGCGAGCACGCAGTCGGCGCCCCAGGCCCGCGCCTCGAGCACTTGGTAGGGCTCGAACATGAAGTCCTTGCGCAGGACCGGCAGGGAGCAGGCCGCGCGGGCCTGCGCGAGGTAGTCCGGGCGGCCCTGGAAGGACGGTTCGTCGGTGAGCACCGAGAGGCAGGTCGCGCCGCCGGCCTCGTAGGGTTTAAACCGAACCAAGCTGTTGCGGGGTTTGCTGTTTTGTGATTCCCGGGGGCCGTTTGCGACCTGGAGGCGGCAATGGCGGACCTGTTCTGGCTCTCGGATAAGCAGTCGGCGGTGATCGAACCCTTCATGCCCAAGGACCAGCCCGGACCCGAGCGGAAGGACGACCGGCAGATCATCTCCGGCATCCTGCACGTGCTCACTTCGGGTTGCCGCTGGCGCGATTGCCCCTCCGCGTATGGACCTCGCACCACGGTCTACAACCGCTTCAATCGTTGGTCGCGGCGCGGCTTCTGGAAAGCAATGCTCGCCGCGCTGGCCAGGGCCGGATGGGCGGGTGACGCAGCCGCACTCGACAGCACCTACGTCCGGGCCCACCGCTCGGCGCACGGCGGGAAAGGGGGGCGAAAGCGCAAGCTATTGGCCCGTCGCGCGGCGGCCAGACGACCAAGATCCATGCGCTCACTGATGTCCTCGGTCGCCCTGGCGTCCTCCTGCTGACGCCCGGCAATGCCAGCGACGTGACGACCGCCCCGGCGGTGTTGGCTGAGGCACCGGGCCGGATACAGCGTCTTGCCGCCGACAAGGGCTATGACGCGGACTGGCTGCGCACTGAACTGCGGACGAGCGGCATCACGCCGGTCATCCCAGGCAAGCGTGGCCGCAAGCGACAGATCCGCCACGACAGGCGGCGCTACCGCGAACGCTGGCGTATCGAGGCGACCTTCAACCGCCTCAAAGACTTCCGGCGCATTGCCACACGCTACGACAAGCTTGCCCGCAACTACGCCTCAGCCATCGCAATCGCCGCCGTCATCACCTTCTGGTGCTGATCGAGTCCAAACCCTAGCATAAGCTTGCCAAAGAGTTGTTATGTCTATGGATCGTTACCATACATTTTCTCGCTACCTTCGGTTCGCATGGAGGCGCGGCTCAGACCTTCATGCGTTGGGCCCATCTGGGGCCCGGGACTGTCTGCTGCAACTCGCGCAACAGCGATAAGGCGCCGAAGCTACCAATCTGCCTCTCACAAAGCTCGGCCCTAATCATGCTTTATCCGCGCGTGTCATGCGCCTGCGTCGGTTCAGCATGCGTATAAATACGTTGCGCCGACACAACATTGTATTTTTCAGAAACCGGCGCATTCCCTGCGTAGAATGCAAGAAATGGCAGTAAAAAGAGGCGGCTGCTCGTGCGAAGCGCCGCATGCAAGAACTAGAGCGTGTTATGGACTCGGGGCTAAGTGTCTGTAATCGCTCATAAACCCAGTTGTGCGCCGTGCATAAAACTCATTGCTGGTCAATGGTTTAGCGTTGATGGGTAACACGCTCTAGCATTATAACGCTCAATCAGCATGACAATTGCGAGGGTTACAGTAATAACCTCGCTTGTAAACACACTCTTTGCGTCCCAAATCACCATCGCAAGAATAATCCCTAAAGTTCAAGAACATGGAACTGCTGGTTCCAAGCACATTTAGAAGCACATCGAAATCGGGATTACAAAGTACAGCTTTTGCATCTTGATAATAAAAGTGGGCAAGGCCTTCTTTTTTCATAGATATGCTCGAAATAAATCTCTCTAATTTTTCCTTGCCCATTCCGTCTAAGAATATGTTGCTTTCACTCAGGATTTCGAGCACCTCTTCGGGGCTTTTAGCAGTACGTAAGCTCATGTTCCCCTCCTGCTTCTTTTCCGCTGCCGAGGCTGAGGAGGCTCGGAAGGCCAGTCGTTGTCCGCTCCGCCCGACGACGTCGGTATTCACGCGGTCAAAGCCTGACGGGCCGAGCACGACGACATCGGCCAGGACCTCGGCAGACCGGGTAATACCGGCGACCTCTCGCATGCCGCTCTAGTTGGGGATTTCGGCTGCGCAATTGTTCGTTCCATATATGGGGTACCCTTCTTATGCTTGGAAATCGCCCTGTGCCCTGACGGCCGTCAGGGCGGGCGCGCGGCCATCGGATTCTATTTCGACCCGCACTATGCCGATGGATGAGGCCCGCGCCGCAACGGGACAGAGCGTTTGGCTTGCGTCGATCATGTGCTGCGCGCTCAGGCGGGACCGACCTTCAACCGCCTGAAAGACTTTCGCCGCATCGCGACCCGCTACGATAAGCTCGCCCGCAACTACGCTTCAGCCGTCGCCCTGGCCGCCGTCATCGCGTTCTGGTGCTGATCGAGTCCAGACCCTAGGCCGCCGCGAGCGTCGCCGGGTCGAAATCGGCCCGGATCAGCCCCTTCGAGGGCGAAGCCTTCTTCACCTCGGCGATCAGGGCCGGGCGCCCGGCCGCGATGTGGGCCGCGATGGCGTCCGCGAAGCCCCGCGGCGGGGGTTGCTCCACCGCACGCTTCTCCAAGGCCGCCGAAGGCAACCGTGCCTTGGCTTCCGCGATCTCGCGCCGCTTGTAGATCTCGATGCGTTCGAGCACGGACTGGGTGGCAGGGGCCATTTTGTGCATCGGGTCCTCTGAACGTTCGCGACGACGAGGCCATCGAGCGTCGCCAAAGTCGCTACGACCGTCCGATGGCATCCATCTGGGCACAGTCCTTGTCGCGCGCTCCCGCTACAGCAGTGTTTCAGCTCCGAGGCTTGCTTCAATTTCTGCGGGCAACAGACATCGTCTTGTAACGCGACTTCCCGAGATCATGAGCAGGTCCCTCACAGCCTGGGCTGGGCGAGGCCGTTTTTGCAAAGCCGATCCGACAGAGGTTTTCGCAGACGATGATCGATACCCTGATCCCCGAGCACCACGACCTCATCGACATCATGGGGCCGCGGATCTCGTTCGCCACGCCCGTCTCCGCCGAGGAGGGATACTGCGTGATCCTGTCGGTGGTCCCAGCCGGCGCGGTCATCCCGGTCCACAGCCATCCCGATCGGGAGACCCTCTACGTCATCGATGGCCGACTGGAGGGCCTCCTCGGCAGCACATGGCAGACGTTCGGGCCCCGCAGCGTCATCGACGTTCCTGGTGGCGTGCCGCACGCGTTCCGCAACGGATCCGGGCAGGAGGTGACGGCGCTGCTCGTCACGACGATGCGGATGGGCCGCTTCTTCAAGGAGATCGGGCGGCCTGCGGCTAGATCGGCGACGCTCATACCTCCTGGTCCGGATCAAATTGCTGCCCTGGCCTCCGCCGCCAGACGCTACGGCTACCACCTGGGCACGGACGAGGATAATGCCGCGGTCGGGATCTATCTCGACGTCTGAGATCGGCCGGCGCGTGTACAGCGAGCGGCCTGCAGGGATTGCTCCGGGGCGTCAGCCATCGCCGCAGGTCCATCCCTGCCCCCGCTAGATGCAGCTCTACGTCACCGGGTTTCTGGTCCCAGCGTTGAGGTTCGGCGAGACCGTCGTCAGCCGCAACCTGCAAGCCCACCAAGTGTGTGGCATGCGCTACGCGATTGAGGCGGGCGGAGCGTGGCTCTTCGCATCTGTCTCACATAGTCCACAGCTCCGCGACACCGCGGATTTCCAGTTCTGGCGGGAAAGTCAGGGACTTTGGCGGAGATCGAACGGTCCGCCTTGTTGCGGGCGATAGGCCGCAGCTCCAGTATCCTCCCTGCGGTGATCGTCTGCTGTCTGGACAATCATCAAGCAGACCCATCGCGGAATGGCTCTCCCTACTCCGAATTACGGGAGGATTGTCCAATGAGCACCATGACGACCAAGGACGGGACGCAGATCTTCTACAAGGATTGGTGTCCGAAGAACGCGGATTGGGGTCCGAGAGCGGAGGATTGGGGGCCCAGGGATGCGCAGCCGATCGTCTTCCATCACGGCTGGCCGCTGAGTGCCGACGACTGGGACAACCAGATGTTGTTCTTCCTCGGAGAAGGCTACCGCGTCATCGCCCACGACCGGCGCGGCCACGGCCGCTCCTCTCAGACGGCAACGGGCAACGAGATGGACACCTACGCGGCCGACGTCGCCGAACTCGTCGCGGCGCTCGACCTGCAAAACGCCATCCATGTCGGCCACTCGACCGGGGGCGGCGAGGTCGCCCGCTACGTCGCCCGGGCGGAGCCGGGCCGCGTCGCCAAGGCGGTGCTGATCGGGGCCGTGCCCCCGGTGATGGTGAAGTCGGATACGAACCCGGGCGGCCTGCCGATCGAGGTGTTCGACGGCTTCCGCGCCGCGCTGGTGGCGAACCGGGCGCAGTTCTACCGCGACGTGCCCTCCGGCCCGTTCTACGGCTTCAACCGCGCGGGCGCGACGGTCTCGGAGGGGATCATCGGCAATTGGTGGCGGCAGGGCATGATCGGCGGCGCCAAGGCGCAGTACGACTGCATCAAGGCGTTCTCGGAGACCGATTTCACCGAGGACCTGAAGGCGATCGACGTGCCCGTGCTGGTGATGCACGGCACCGACGACCAGATCGTGCCCTACGCCGATTCCGCTCCGCTCTCGGCCAAGCTCCTGCCAAACGCCACGCTCAAGACCTACGAGGGCTACCCGCACGGCATGTGCACGACCCATCCCGACGTCATCAACCGCGACCTCCTGGCCTTCATCCGAGGCTGACGGCACATTCTCGCTACCGCCATGTTGCAGGCGATGATTGCCCCGCCGGAGGCCTGCAACATTCCTGTAACGCACTTGCATGAAACCGTGCGTCAGCGTCGTCCACCGATCGCTCGGTGCATTTCGGATGAGGTGCAACCTCTTCCGACTCGACCGCGAATTCATCCGGTCATCCTAGCCTGAGCGAGACGGCTGTCTCGGTGGCAGAGGAAGCAACGGTACGTCTTGGAAATATCTGGGCACCCCCGATGAATGTGACAGCGCTACCTCTCGAGCAGGTTGGCTCCACGATGGAACTTCCGATCCGCGTGCTTGTGGTCGACGACGATCCTGCCATGCGCGATCTCCTCACGACCTACCTCGGCGAGCACGACGTCCAGGTGCAGACCGCCTCCAACCGCCAGGAGATGGCGGCGCGGCTGCGCGCAGGCGAGCCCCACCTCGTGATTCTCGACCTGCGCCTCGGCACCGACGACGGTCTGGCTCTGCTGCGCGAGATCCGCGCCCGCTCCGAACTTCCGGTCATCATCACCACCGGCCATCGCCGGGACGAAATCGACCGGGTGATCGGGCTCGAGCTCGGCGCGGACGACTATCTCGTCAAGCCGTTCAGCCCGCGCGAGCTCCTGGCGCGCATCCGGACGGTGCTGCGCCGGCAGGAGGCATGGCGGGCTGCCCAGCAGCAGGGCGGCACGTTCGCGACCTACCACTTCGACGGGTGGCAGCTCGCGACGCGGACGCGCCGGCTGACCGGCCCGGCCGGCGAGATGGTGATGCTGACGAAGGGCGAGTACGCGCTGCTGCTGGCCTTCGTGTCGGCCCCGCAGCGCCCCCTGACACGTGAACACCTGCTCCAGGCGACCCGCGTGCACGAGGACGTCTTCGACCGCAGCATCGACGTCCAGATCCTCCGGCTGCGGCGCAAGCTTGAGGCCGATCCCAGCCAGCCCCGCATCATCCTGACCGAGCGCGGCATCGGGTACGTCTTCGCCCTGCCGGTGGCGGTGGAATGAGCCTGAGGAACTGGCTCCCGGGGGACGAGCGATCCGCAACGTCCAGGGCAGGAGGAGCTGGGGTGAGACCGAGCGTCGACTGGCTTGTTCGCGCCTGCCGACCTGCGCGTCCATGGGTGCTCTGCGCAGGGCTGATGGTTGCCGCAACCGCGCCTGCGGTTGCTCCTCCGCTCCCGGAAGCGACACCTCCTGCCGATCAGGAGCCGATCAGCCCGATCCCTGCCCCGCCGGCAGCCGATCCGCGTGTGCTCGCGCTCGGCGAGAGCCTCTTCGCGGACCCGCGCCTGTCAGGCGACGGAGCGCGCTCCTGCGCGTCGTGCCACGACACCCGCACCAACGGCGCGGACGGCCGCGTTCGAAGCTTGATGCCCACCGGCTCGGATCCTCCTTTCAACACGCCCACGGTCTTCAATGCGGCGCTGAGCTACCGGCTCGGTTGGGAAGGGCAGTTCCGAACCCTCGAGGAGCAGGCGGAGAGTTCGCTCGAAAGCCCCGACGTCATGGGAGCTCGCGTCGACGAGGTTGTGGTCCGCATTCGGAAGGATGCAAATCTGACGCGGCAGTTCCGCAGCACGTTCGGCCGGGATCCGAACCGGACCGACCTGCTCGACGCTCTGGCCACCTACGAACGATCGCTGCTGACGCCCGACAGCCCGTTCGACCGCTGGCTGCACGGCGACACGGCCGCCCTCTCAGCGGAGGAACTGAGCGGGTACGAGACCTTCAAGTCGCTGGGCTGCGTGTCCTGCCACCAAGGCGTGAACGTCGGAGCCAACCTCAAGCAGCGCCTCGGCGTCTTCCACCCCCTGTCGACGCATCGGCCCGAGGTTCTGCGGGTGCCGAGCCTCAGGAACGTCGCCACGACCTCGCCCTACTTCCACGACGGCAGCGCTGCCACGCTGCACGAGGCAGTCCGGCGGATGGCGAAGTCTCAGCTCGACCGGACACTGACGGACGGGCAGATCGACCAGATCGTCGCGTTCCTGCGGACCCTGACAGGGCGCTACCAGGGCAAGCCCCTGCGGCCGGCGACGCCATGAGGATCGCGCCTCCGGCACTCCTCGCCGTCCCGCTGCTTCTGCTGCTGCTCACGTGGCTGTCCTTCGGCGCGGTCAATGCCGACGCGGAGATGTACGACCAGGCCCTGCAGAACCTCGACCGGATGGCGGTCGCGGAGAGCGCACTGCAGAAGGACGTTCTGATGGCCCGAGCGGGAACGCTGCGCAACTACGACCCCCTCGTGCGGGAGATCGCGGACCTCTACGGGATCGTCGGGCAGATGCACTGCATCGCCTCGCCGGGCGCTCGGACGGGCTCCGCGATCGACGCGCTGGCCGCCTCCATCCGCCGGCAGGATGAGCTGATCGAGCGCTTCAAGACGGAGAACGCGCTCCTTCAGAACTCGCTCGCTTACTTCGGACTGTTCGGCACCGCCATCACCAAGAACGGCGACGACAGCCGGGTGCTTGCCCGCGTGAGCGAGCTCGCCGCCGCGATGCTGCACCTGACGCTCGATACCGCACCGGCCGCTGCAAACGAGGTCGCGGACCGGCTCGACCGGCTGACGGCGGAGATCGGCGCGCGCGACGATCCCAGCATCCAGGCGCTTCTGGCCCATGGACGCATGTTGCACCGGCTCCTGCCGAGCGTGGACGAAGCCCTGAGTGCCCTCTCCGCGATCCCGGTCGACCGACAGCAGGCCGACCTTCGCACCATGGTGCTCACCCACCAGAGCGCGTCTCGCGAGACCGCACGGCGCTATC carries:
- a CDS encoding cupin domain-containing protein, producing MIDTLIPEHHDLIDIMGPRISFATPVSAEEGYCVILSVVPAGAVIPVHSHPDRETLYVIDGRLEGLLGSTWQTFGPRSVIDVPGGVPHAFRNGSGQEVTALLVTTMRMGRFFKEIGRPAARSATLIPPGPDQIAALASAARRYGYHLGTDEDNAAVGIYLDV
- a CDS encoding alpha/beta fold hydrolase, translating into MSTMTTKDGTQIFYKDWCPKNADWGPRAEDWGPRDAQPIVFHHGWPLSADDWDNQMLFFLGEGYRVIAHDRRGHGRSSQTATGNEMDTYAADVAELVAALDLQNAIHVGHSTGGGEVARYVARAEPGRVAKAVLIGAVPPVMVKSDTNPGGLPIEVFDGFRAALVANRAQFYRDVPSGPFYGFNRAGATVSEGIIGNWWRQGMIGGAKAQYDCIKAFSETDFTEDLKAIDVPVLVMHGTDDQIVPYADSAPLSAKLLPNATLKTYEGYPHGMCTTHPDVINRDLLAFIRG
- a CDS encoding response regulator translates to MELPIRVLVVDDDPAMRDLLTTYLGEHDVQVQTASNRQEMAARLRAGEPHLVILDLRLGTDDGLALLREIRARSELPVIITTGHRRDEIDRVIGLELGADDYLVKPFSPRELLARIRTVLRRQEAWRAAQQQGGTFATYHFDGWQLATRTRRLTGPAGEMVMLTKGEYALLLAFVSAPQRPLTREHLLQATRVHEDVFDRSIDVQILRLRRKLEADPSQPRIILTERGIGYVFALPVAVE
- a CDS encoding cytochrome-c peroxidase; translation: MLALGESLFADPRLSGDGARSCASCHDTRTNGADGRVRSLMPTGSDPPFNTPTVFNAALSYRLGWEGQFRTLEEQAESSLESPDVMGARVDEVVVRIRKDANLTRQFRSTFGRDPNRTDLLDALATYERSLLTPDSPFDRWLHGDTAALSAEELSGYETFKSLGCVSCHQGVNVGANLKQRLGVFHPLSTHRPEVLRVPSLRNVATTSPYFHDGSAATLHEAVRRMAKSQLDRTLTDGQIDQIVAFLRTLTGRYQGKPLRPATP